The following DNA comes from Musa acuminata AAA Group cultivar baxijiao chromosome BXJ1-4, Cavendish_Baxijiao_AAA, whole genome shotgun sequence.
TCCCGGTGCTTATATGCCATTGGAAGTCTTTCTGAATTTGTTGTGAAACCGTGGATGTCCCTTTTCGTGTGAACACCTTGGAGCAATTTGTGATTTTTCGTTATTTTCGATGTTATCTGCATTTATGACACAACAATCAACGTGCTTGCCGGAGACTTTGAGTACTGGAACCTTTACGTTTGTGCAACTTCCATTTCAAGTGGGGTTAAGTCGATACTACTTGATACTTCACGACAATGTTGCTAGTGTTTTGGCTTCTTGGTTCTCTTTTGAAATTTTTTGCATGCACTAGATCTCTCCACTTGCTGCTTCAGAATGGTGGCtagttctttctttttcttattgaaaTCCTTTTCGTGCATgaatttaattaagttttatttgaaactagtctCATAACCTCAGATCTAAATTGGCTTTTACTTATTATTCGTCTAACAAGCTCCCGGCTGCCACACACAGATTATGAAAGTATGCTTATCTTGTCGTTTGTTCTTTGACAATTAGAGATTCCACCCAATTGACTCTTTGCACTTGCAGTGTTCGATTGTTGCTTTTCTTCGGATATTATGGAAGAAGATGATTACAGGAAGTACATGGATGACATTGTTACTCAACTTCATGAGCATTTCCCTGATGCTTCATTTTTGGTAATCAACTTCAAGGGTGAAGTCGAGAGCAAAATTTCAGATATCTTGGCCCAATATGGCATCACTGTCAGGGGGTACCCTCGCCATTATGAAGGGTGTCCAGTGCTTCCTTTGGAGATAATTCACCACTTCTTGAGGTTATGTGAGAACTGGCTAACTTTGGAAAGGCAGCAAAATGTCTTGCTAATGCATTGTGAGAGAGGAGGATGGCCTATTCTTGCATTTATGCTTGCAAGTCTTCTGCTTTACAGGAAACATTACAGCGGGGAACAAAGGACTCTGGAAATGGTGTATAAGCAGGCTCCGAAGGAGCTCCTTCAGATTTTGTGTCCGTTGAACCCACAATCTTCGCATCTTAGATATCTCCAATACATAACTAGAATAGGCAGTGAGACATGGCCTCCGCAGGATACTCCTTTCACATTGGATTGCCTAATTCTGAGAGTTATTCCGAATATTGATGGAGAAGGGGGTTGCAGGCCTATAGTACGTGTCTATGGTCAAGACCCTCTGTTCCCAGCTGACAGGAGTTCTAAGGTTCTTTTCTCGACAGCAAAGACAAAGAAACATGTTCAGCATTTCAGACAGGTAAACCTTAATTCCTGGACTAAATGATGCCACTAttctgaaaaaaataaaaaaattagtttcTCTGTTTCTCATGTAACTGCAGGCCGAGGATGCACCGATAAAATTAAATGTCCGCTGCTGTGTTCAAGGTGATCTGGTCCTTGAATGCATCAATGTGGATGAGTATCTGGAAGATGAGGAGCTAATGTTCAGGGTAATGTTCAACACGGCCTTTATACAGTCTCATATTTTGCTGTTGAATCCTGAGGATATTGACATTCCTTGGGAAGCTGAAGACCGCTTCTCGAAGGACTTCAAAGCAGAGGTAGGGCTGTCTTCTTTTACTAACACAGAGGGATGTTCTATTTTACCCATACTGTGGGGTTGAAAGCACTTCGTTCCTGAACCAGGTACTCTTTTCAGAGTTTGATGCTGAGTCTGATACTTCCACGGGAACAGGAGCAACGGATGAGGTTGAGATGGAAGTTGGCTCAACAGAGGAGTTCTTCGAGGCAGAAGAGATCTTCAGCAGCCCTGACTGGCATGATGGACAGAAGGATCTCGATATTCAGACAGCTGTATTTTCAAACACACTAGAAACTTTCAGTCCAAGATCTGAAATGTCAAATCCTGAAGCTGATGGACGGAGCCAGTTAGAATCTTTTTATTCTGAACATGTGACTCTTGTGGATGAAGAAACTCTGGTTCTAGATTTACTTACAGGGGTAAGCATGGACTTAGACCATGCTGATCATGAAAATAACCCTGGTGTAAAGGCATTGAACACTCTGGATGATATGTTTAATGAAGCAAAGAGCACGACTTTGGCAGGTGAAGAGAGTACATCAGACAACTCCAAACAGGATACTACTGACAACATTAGTCTAGCAGTTGAAGAGATAACCTCATCAGCGAGTAGCAGTTTTGAACAGGATAGAGTATGGCAAAGGGCAATATTGACTTCAGATCATGTGGCTCATGAATTAGGGGTCTCATTTTTGGCAGATGACCAAATGAGCAGCCGAAGTGTTAGAGATTCAATAGAGGATACAGGGAATAATTCAGATGAAGTTAGGTGCAAAGTAGAAATGTGTGATGTCACAAATAATACAAGAAACTTTGCCACTGAAAATAGGACAGATTCTGGGTTAGCATATCAGAGGTTGGATTCTGATATTGAAGGCCAGAATTCTGAGAAGCTCAAGCATCATATGTCAAATGAAGCACTTACAGTCGACATTGGACAATCTCCTTTCTCAGTTTTATACAAAGAGAAGGATGAAAAGCCGGAGCCATTAGGCAATTCCATAGAATTATTAAACAAAAGGACAATATCTCAGTCATTCCATCCAAGCCGAGGCATCGATGCAATTTTGGTGGATGCATCATCTCAACCTGAAATTCAATTTGCAGGAAAAACTGTAAGTACATCCAGAGTTACTGCTACAAGTATGACAATAACTGGTTCGTCTCCATCAGAACCATTGTCACCACCTTCAATTGAGGCACTTCTTGAGGCATCATCTACTCCATGTACAggtcctctttttgtttcaataCAACCATCCAACTCACCCACTCTTTCGGTTGCTTCACCTCTTTCATccacacctccacctccacctctgcCTCCACCTCCATCTTCACCACATATATATTCACGAATTAGGAGAAAAGTCCCTCCCCATCCATCATTGCTTGCCTCCTATGGAGCCTTGTCATTTGCTCTATCTCGACCTTTACAAATACATGATGTATTCCAAAATCCTGACCAACATCTTGGTCCTCAAATGATATGTGATTCTGTTGCCATAAGTGCTACTTCATCTTCACATTTACCTCACCAACCTCCATCCATGCAACTAGACTCTTTGTTGTTGCCTCCTTTGTTACCTTCTCAAGGCCAATCACTCCCTTCACCTCATCATCTGTCTCATTCATCGCCACCTACAGCTATAATACCATCCTCCAACTATCCCCTAGAACTTTCCCCTCCCCTTGCTTCAAGGACTCTTTTTCCACCATCCCCTCATTCTAGTAACACCATATATGACCCTTCATATCTCTCGTCAACAGAGCCTGAAAGTGGATTAAACAAAATCTCTGATCCTTCTCCCCCTACCTCACTTCCTTCCTCATCTCCTCCTGGACAAAATGTTGACATATTCATTTCTCCTCTGTCAAATTTATCCACAAAAAAGGATCCATTTGATCCACCACCAGTAGCTGCTTCACCACCACCAAATACAATTTGGCATAACATACCAATGTTTGCTAACATTACACTGTCTGATCCACCTTTTACTCATGGAGGTCCCTCACCAACATGTTCACTCCATGATGCAAGCAAGGAAGTTCTAGCAGCATCACAAGATTTTGCATCATATTCATGTTCTCTACAACTATCACCATCTAAGGCTATATGTAAAGGCGTTCCAcctccatctccacctcctccCCCTCATCCGACAACTCCACCTAGACCTCAACAtccacctcctccaccacctccattAGGCCTCCCTGAACCACATACAAGAGCAACACCTCTAACTTTATCCCCACCTCCACCTCCAACAAATTCCCACAGAGCACATATAAGagttcctcctccacctccacctccacctccattgTTCCCTCCAACTCTAAGAGATCTCCCTAAAGGACATATAAGATCTCCATCATCCTCTTATCTGGAAGTTGACAAAAGCTCATTGATTTTACCAACATCTCTACCTCCTCAAGCAGATGAACATGGAATTGCTCCAAATCCAAAACCATTCACTATAGTACATGAAACAACCACACCTGCAACCTCTTCTCCCATGGAACATATAATGTCTCCTCCACCACCTCAAGGAGCCTCACTTCGATTGCCATTAATTGGAGAAAATGGGAAGGCTCCACCGCCACCatcttttcttgaaaattttgggcAATCTCCACCTCCACCATCTCTTCCTGGAAGTTATGAACGACCTCCACCTCCGCCACCTCCACCACCTCCCCTTCGATGTTGTGGAGGAGCATCTTTGCCACCTTTACTTGGAGATACTAGTGAAGCACCATCTTCACTATCATTCGTTGGAGCATTCGAGAAAGCTCAAAGCCCACCACTTCACCCAAAAGATCATATGCAAGATCCACCTCCAGAACCACCCCCTCCGCCGCCTCCCCCAGGAGGAGGTCTATTTGCTCCTTCACCTCTATTGCTTCACCTTAAAGGAGGTCAGGGAGGCATATCCATTCCTCTACTTTCGGCACCTCATCTTGGAGGACACCATGTAGGTGTACCTATTCCACCTCCACCACCTCCCCTTAGAGATGTGATCTCTCCACCTTTACTATCACACCATAGAGTTGTATATGCTCCTCTATCTACCCGCGGAGGTGTATCAACTGATTCGTCTTCTCCCATGGTTCAGAGAGGTGTATCAGCTCCTCCACCTTCGTCGTCTCCCTCTGGAGTTGTATCTTGTCCTCCACCTCCACCCCCACTTCCAAGTCCACCTCCTAGTGATGTATTCATTTCACCTTCACAGCCTCCTTCTAGAGTTGTATCTATTTCTCCACTATCGTCGCCTCCCTTTGGAGTTGTACATGCTCATCCTCCGCCCCCTCCACCCCCTCCACCGCCTTTGGCCCCACCTCCACCACATTTAATCCCACCTCCTATTGATGTATTTATTTCACCTCCGCAGCCCCCTTCTCAATTTGTATCTATTCCATTGCTGTCGCCTTCCACTGGAGTTGTACATGCTCATCCTCCACCACTTTCACCTCCACCGCCTCCATCTGGAGTTGTAGTTGCTcatcctccaccacctccacctccacctctgtCGCCTCCCTTCAAAGTTCTAGTTGCTCATGTTCCATCACTGCCACCTCTATCGCCTCCCTTTGGAGTTATAGTTGCTCATCCTCCACCACCTTCACCTCCAACTCCACCACCTCCACCtctacctccacctccacctccattgCCATCCTTTGGAGTTGTATCTCCTCTGTCGCCATCCTCTGGAGTTGTATCTCCTCCTTCACTGTGGCCTCCCCTTGGAGGAGCCATGTCTACTCCTCCGCTGCCACCGCCTCCTCCTAAAGGAGTTGTGTTTGCTCCTCCTATGTCGCCTCCCTCTAGAGCAAGTGTATCCACTCCTCCGCTGCCTCCCCTTGGAAGTGTATCCACTCCTCCACCTTCACTGCCTCCTCTCGGAGGAGATGTATCTACACCTCCACCTCTGCCTCCGCCTCCACCTCCATCGCCTTCCCTTGGAGCAAATGTATGTACCCCTCCACCTCCATCTCCACCTCCATCGCCTTCCCCTGGAGCAAATGTATCTACCCCtctacctccacctccacctccgcctCTGCCTCCACCTCCATCGCCTTCCCCTGGAGCAAATGTATCTacccctccacctccacctccacctccgcctCTGCCTCCACCTCCGCCTCCACCTCCATCGCCTTCCCTTGGAGCAAATGTATGTTACCCtccacctccgcctccgcctctgcCTCCACCTCCATCGCCTTCCCTTGGAGCAAATGTATGTtaccctccacctccacctccacctccacctccgcctccgcctccacctCCATCGCCTTCCCTTAGAGCAAATGTATGTtaccctccacctccacctccatctCCACCTCCACCGCCTTCCCTTAGAGCAAATGTATCTACCCCTCCACCtctacctccacctccacctccacctccgccACCATTGTCTCCTTATGAAGGAGGTGTATTTGGTCCACCTACAACACCTCCTCCTAGAGGAGGTGTATTCgcaccaccacctccaccacctCCCATTGGAGGAGGTGTATTTGCACCACCCCCTCCACTGCCTCCCCTTGGAGAAGGTGTAGTCGCATCGCCACCTCCACCGCCTCCCCCTGGAGGAGGTGTAGTCGCACCGCCACCTCCACCGCCTCCCGCTGGAGGAGGTGTAGTCGCACCGCCACCTCCACCGCCTCCCCTTGGAGGGGGCGTATTTGTGcaaccaccacctcctccgcctACCCCCGGAGGAGGTGTATTCATGACACCACCTCCACCGCCTCCCCCTGGAGGAGGTGTATTTGCTCCACCTCCACTTCCTCCTCCCGGAGGAGGTGGGCAAGctccacctccaccacctccCCCTGGAGGTGTATTTGCTCCACCTCCGCCACCTCTCCCCGGAGGCTGTGGGCAAGCtccacctcctccacctcctcctggaGGAGCTGTGTCtactcctccacctccacctagGGCTCCTGGTGCTCCACCCCCACCAAGGGCTCCAGGTGCTCCACCTCCACCTGGGGCTCCAGGTGCTCCTCCGCCTCCTCAAGCTGGCATAAGAGGCTTACCTCCAAATTCCATGGCTGGGGGAAGGGGAAACATGCTTGCACGTCCTGGAGGACCAGGTATGTCAGCAGCCCGAAGGTCACCATTTAAGCCATTGCATTGGGTGAAAGTATCAAGAGCCATGCAAGGAAGCTTATGGGCCGAGTTACAGAAACATGCTGACGCTCACAGGTATCTCTATTTTACAATTGCTGATCTGGTGTATCAAAAGTTTTTTTCATCTTACGTTTCTTGGTACCAACCACCAAATGAGTATAGGAATATTATTCTGGAGTTTCTAACAAACATTTATTGGTTAAAAGCTATTTCTGAGATGCCAAAACTTATGTCTTATTTTGTACTTTGGTATGTTTTTAACTTCTTATTAATATTTAGAATTATAGGTTACCTTTATTCTCAGCTGCAAACTTATTCTTTACATCTGCTTCCTAAAAAGCCAACCTTTTGAATACAGCACTTCAGAATTTGATGTGTCAGAACTTGAAAGTCTCTTCTCTGCAGTAGTTCCAAAGTCAAAGGATAGCTCAAAATCTGATGGCCGACAAAAATCTGCTGGATCTAAATCTGATAAAGTTCACCTGGTAACTCTTTGGAGCATAGTACCTACTGCCAAATAAGTACTACAAGATTTGTCAATTTTAGTAACTTCTTTTCATGTTGTAACTTATGCTGTAGGCTCCTAGCAGTAGCTTGAAGGACTTGTGTGGTCCATGCAGCCATTTCCTATCATGTACATTATAATGTCTAATTGGCAACTCTAAATTGTTATCCTTTTATACTTCAAGCATCACCAGGAGAACTCAAGACATGGTAAATGTGAAAGAAAATGGTACTTGACTACAAAGAACGATAAGGGGAAAAATGAGCATAATCTAGTCaagttaataatattaatatatgctAAGTTGTTTTGTTGCTTTGACTTTCTGCAACGTTAGTATTGTTAAATTGGTTATTGGTATGGGAAATCACAGATCAAATTGGATAATTTTAATACCTAATCAACCAAACTGTCCATAGTTGCTGAATTTTTGTTAGTATACATTCAATAAGGATTTATCTTTTGCTGATACTTTGTCATAAATTATGAAAGTTTAAAATCGTTAGTCTGATATCATTTTGATCTCTTGTCAGCTAGTATGGGAATATGAACTGGTATACAAGGTGGTATAGCAATCTGTATTATCCTGTATtactaaaaagatgataaaatgtgGAGACTGTCTGATACTGAGATATTGATCCTGTACTGGTTCTTGGTCAGACAAGTAAATACTGGTCAACACATATCAGTCCAACTAGTAATTGAAACACTAATTCTGAAAAATAGAATCTGATAAATTATTGCACTTACTTTTTGCACTGAAAAATTGCAACTGAAGTCTGACCTCAATTTGGATTTCTGCAACTCCAACATATGCATTTATTCACATTCTTTGGTTCCATGTAATCATACATGAGTGCTTTTGCATTTGGAATAGAGGTCTTTGCATTTTGATGTGCAACTAGGGAACAAGCATGTTAAATTGTGGATTACAACTTAAGGCTGCAACTGATGAGACCTATTTGGACTTCTGTCATCTCTTTGACCATTGACTGACCATCACTGTTTTTCTTGCCACTTAATTTGGCCATGGTCATCCATCCTGAACACTGCCATATAGTCTACCTACCATGGTTATTGTTGCTTCATTCACGTGTTACTACTGTCCAACTACAATCCATCTTGGCCATCACCACCTTTCAGGCATTCACCTGGACCATCATCATCCCTCTTCTAGCTGCTCGTCACCAGTTTTGTGATGAGTGCTGCACCTTCTGCCTTTACTTCTCCTCTCGCCACCATTCTTGCCACTGTTGTTCCTTCTAGTATACAGCTTGGCCTTCATTGTCCCATTTGGCCACTAGCATCCATCATGTTGCCAACCCACCTGTTGTTGGCCTTCTTATTGctcatcttgatgattattatcatTGTCACACCCCAGTCCCTGTTTTGATCACTTTAGTCCTCCCAACCGTCTGATCAGCACTCACTCCCTGAATTATGTTGCATCTGTTACCATCCACTCTGATCGCATCACCGCCAACTGTTCAATTGCCCATCTCTTCCAATCACTTGCAAGTCCCACTTGTGATGAGCCAAACAGACAGATCAAATGATTATGTGTGacatttataaatttgaattacctTAGTTGGGGTTAAATCTAATTATGTAACCAAATGTCTCATTTAATTCCGTTTTATGAACCTGTCCTCTACCTGTCTGAACTATCTGCTATATCTTTCTATGATCCAAATTGCAGATGATTGGCCTATGTACATGTTCTATAGTATGATACAGAAAATAAGAAGGCTGATCACTAACTCATTTCTTGAGATCTGCAACCTGTCGCTTTTTCTGTATTAGTTTCAGAAAAACAAGAAACAAGGTCTTAATGAAATCCATTAATTTTATGTATACTCAAGTACTTTTAAGTTGTAACTATAATTCAACTACTGAAGAAGTCTTATGGGAGATTTCAGTTGAAATACTGATTATTACTGACCAATCATGGAACTCTTATACCAAGATAGAAGCAAGGTATATTTTGTAGTCTGCTAGGTGTGATGTTGGCCaactccaataaaagcccattctTAGAATCTAAATTATTTTGTTCATATTATCATGTTCCAGTCTGTTGGCCTATTGTGCTGCTTACCCTATGTGCTTGGCTTTAAGTCTAACCTTGTCACAGCAATTTGGATTTAGGCTATTTTTCCTTAGCTTTCTGTTAATAACTTGATCCTTATACATTGTGAAGCATGACCTCAATTTTCTAAAACAAATGCTTATcagtcaaatcattttcatgtttTTACCTACCACGATATTATTACCTGTTTGTAGATCGAACTAAGGCGAGCCAATAATACTGAAATCATGCTGACAAAAATCAAGATGCCACTGTCTGATATGATGGTAATCTAAATCTTGgtctttctcccctttttgtcATTTAATCTATgtgttcataattttttttaaaggaaaATATGCTCATACATTTTTCCATTGAGATAGTATGATgaagatttttttaatcttttcacttgttTTACATCTTAGAGCTTGTGCATTTGATTGctaacaagaatattgatttataCTTCAGATTTAATTCTTGATAATAACATTTGAATCACATGCAATTTTTCGAATTTTGGCATCTCAAATCATTGTGTGGAATTATTTTTTTGGGCTTTACGTGTTCTACTTTCTGGGACGCTTATGCTGATAATTACagaatttgtttctttttttttttctattcagtACTCGTTATGTTCTGAAGGAACTAGGTGAAACGTTACTCAAGTAACTGACTATTATCATGAGGGCATGTACCACATGACTTTGGTTTTGTTGGACACTATGACTAAGTCTCGAAGAATATTTGAAAAAAGATTATGCTAACTCAATCTGCAAAAATATCAAGCTTAAGATAGTCTGATCTTTGGTGAGTTCCTGATCAGAGATATGGGAGAATAAAGAAAGAGAGAAGCTAAAAAGAAACTCTGAtgtacttgtttcttttaaatgtCTGCTGTACTGATCATCTCCAGACCAAAAGATCAAAGATATGGACATTATGACCAAATACATGCATCCTCATTTAGCAAGCTAGGCATGTTATAATTCAATTACAATCAGATTTAGAACTAATCGGATAGGATCTAATGGCTAGATTGCAGATGATTCGAGTTCTCAAGGCAAGAGTGGAGAGAGATCATAAGTAGTGACTATGATAGAGAGTTATGTAAAAGcaagaacataaaagaaaaaggtTGGAGTGCAGCTAAAATGAACTGACCATTAAATATATTCACAATGGCATTGTTGACTATTTTTATTATagggttaaggtccattttagctcCTGTGATTTTGGCCATAGACCACTTAAGCCTTTATGGTttattcgtgtctaaaataacctctatatttttaaaaaaatagcatATAAACTTTTTCCGTCAAATATGAGTTAATAGATATTATAGTCTGCTTATGTGGCATGCTGACccacaataaaccattaatataataacacatgtaatttaagttttttttaaaaaaactgagATCACCATCAATGACGAGAGGAGGCGTCGTCATGGAAACGACTACCAGCAGCAACATCGAGTCGTTGCTGCCTAACAAGGCGTCATACGCACGTAGCCTCTCCCATGTTGATAATGAGCTCAGGAGTTTCCTATCCTACCTTAGGTGGATGTGCGTCGACTTGTCCGACGCTAGGCACGCAATGGTTTCctggtccctcttcctcctcctagacATCTTCGTCCCCACCACCTCCCACTTTGTCCTCTCCTGTGCCCCCATTTGTCGCGCCTACGACATGGTGGTCCAGCTCTCCTTCACCTCTGCCTTCGACCTCTTTTACCtctgcctctctgccttcgtccgCCGCTACGACCTCCATCGCTTCCTCTTCCTTGACAAAATGGACCTTAAccctttttaaaacttaaattacacgtgtcattatattaatgatttattatgagtcaaaatgtcacgtaagcagactctaatgtCTATTAACCCAGACTTGACGCGAGGGGTTTATATactacgttttttaaaatgtatgggttattttagacacgagtaaatcataagggcttaagtgggCTATGGTCAAAACCACGTGGCTAAAATAGATCTTAacctttttttaaatttaaattatacgtatcattatattaataatttattgtgagtcagcatgTCACGTAAGCAAACTCTAATGTCTGTTAACCCAAACTTGACGAAATGAGCTTATATACTACGTTTTTGAAAATataggggttattttagacacgagtaaattATAAGGGTTTAAGTGGTTCACAACTAAAATAACAagggctaaaatggaccttaaccatTTATTATAAGTTCCAAAGCAAATTTAGCCATGactttattaaataaatcatagGGGCAATCATAGTCGAGAAAATAAAAGGAGTATATAGATTTCCTTCTATGCACTGTTACAAATTTCTTGTCTGGTTAaatttagagaaaaagaaaacccgacaaaataataaaaactaaaacaAACCA
Coding sequences within:
- the LOC135581498 gene encoding formin-like protein 20 isoform X4, whose translation is MALFRRLFYRKPPDRLLEITERVYVFDCCFSSDIMEEDDYRKYMDDIVTQLHEHFPDASFLVINFKGEVESKISDILAQYGITVRGYPRHYEGCPVLPLEIIHHFLRLCENWLTLERQQNVLLMHCERGGWPILAFMLASLLLYRKHYSGEQRTLEMVYKQAPKELLQILCPLNPQSSHLRYLQYITRIGSETWPPQDTPFTLDCLILRVIPNIDGEGGCRPIVRVYGQDPLFPADRSSKVLFSTAKTKKHVQHFRQAEDAPIKLNVRCCVQGDLVLECINVDEYLEDEELMFRVMFNTAFIQSHILLLNPEDIDIPWEAEDRFSKDFKAEVLFSEFDAESDTSTGTGATDEVEMEVGSTEEFFEAEEIFSSPDWHDGQKDLDIQTAVFSNTLETFSPRSEMSNPEADGRSQLESFYSEHVTLVDEETLVLDLLTGVSMDLDHADHENNPGVKALNTLDDMFNEAKSTTLAGEESTSDNSKQDTTDNISLAVEEITSSASSSFEQDRVWQRAILTSDHVAHELGVSFLADDQMSSRSVRDSIEDTGNNSDEVRCKVEMCDVTNNTRNFATENRTDSGLAYQRLDSDIEGQNSEKLKHHMSNEALTVDIGQSPFSVLYKEKDEKPEPLGNSIELLNKRTISQSFHPSRGIDAILVDASSQPEIQFAGKTVSTSRVTATSMTITGSSPSEPLSPPSIEALLEASSTPCTGPLFVSIQPSNSPTLSVASPLSSTPPPPPLPPPPSSPHIYSRIRRKVPPHPSLLASYGALSFALSRPLQIHDVFQNPDQHLGPQMICDSVAISATSSSHLPHQPPSMQLDSLLLPPLLPSQGQSLPSPHHLSHSSPPTAIIPSSNYPLELSPPLASRTLFPPSPHSSNTIYDPSYLSSTEPESGLNKISDPSPPTSLPSSSPPGQNVDIFISPLSNLSTKKDPFDPPPVAASPPPNTIWHNIPMFANITLSDPPFTHGGPSPTCSLHDASKEVLAASQDFASYSCSLQLSPSKAICKGVPPPSPPPPPHPTTPPRPQHPPPPPPPLGLPEPHTRATPLTLSPPPPPTNSHRAHIRVPPPPPPPPPLFPPTLRDLPKGHIRSPSSSYLEVDKSSLILPTSLPPQADEHGIAPNPKPFTIVHETTTPATSSPMEHIMSPPPPQGASLRLPLIGENGKAPPPPSFLENFGQSPPPPSLPGSYERPPPPPPPPPPLRCCGGASLPPLLGDTSEAPSSLSFVGAFEKAQSPPLHPKDHMQDPPPEPPPPPPPPGGGLFAPSPLLLHLKGGQGGISIPLLSAPHLGGHHVGVPIPPPPPPLRDVISPPLLSHHRVVYAPLSTRGGVSTDSSSPMVQRGVSAPPPSSSPSGVVSCPPPPPPLPSPPPSDVFISPSQPPSRVVSISPLSSPPFGVVHAHPPPPPPPPPPLAPPPPHLIPPPIDVFISPPQPPSQFVSIPLLSPSTGVVHAHPPPLSPPPPPSGVVVAHPPPPPPPPLSPPFKVLVAHVPSLPPLSPPFGVIVAHPPPPSPPTPPPPPLPPPPPPLPSFGVVSPLSPSSGVVSPPSLWPPLGGAMSTPPLPPPPPKGVVFAPPMSPPSRASVSTPPLPPLGSVSTPPPSLPPLGGDVSTPPPLPPPPPPSPSLGANVCTPPPPSPPPSPSPGANVSTPLPPPPPPPLPPPPSPSPGANVSTPPPPPPPPPLPPPPPPPPSPSLGANVCYPPPPPPPLPPPPSPSLGANVCYPPPPPPPPPPPPPPPPSPSLRANVCYPPPPPPSPPPPPSLRANVSTPPPLPPPPPPPPPPLSPYEGGVFGPPTTPPPRGGVFAPPPPPPPIGGGVFAPPPPLPPLGEGVVASPPPPPPPGGGVVAPPPPPPPAGGGVVAPPPPPPPLGGGVFVQPPPPPPTPGGGVFMTPPPPPPPGGGVFAPPPLPPPGGGGQAPPPPPPPGGVFAPPPPPLPGGCGQAPPPPPPPGGAVSTPPPPPRAPGAPPPPRAPGAPPPPGAPGAPPPPQAGIRGLPPNSMAGGRGNMLARPGGPGMSAARRSPFKPLHWVKVSRAMQGSLWAELQKHADAHSTSEFDVSELESLFSAVVPKSKDSSKSDGRQKSAGSKSDKVHLIELRRANNTEIMLTKIKMPLSDMMSAVLALDDSLLDADQVENLIKFCPTKEEMELLKGYSGNKENLGKCEQFFLELMKVPRVESKLRVFAFKIQFNSQISDIRKILHTVDSACEEVRGSEKLKEIMKKILHLGNTLNQGTARGSAVGFRLDSLLKLSDTRATNNRMTLMHYLCKVLAEKSAHLLDFHEDLVSLEAASKIQLKSMAEEQQAIVKGLEKVELELTASESDGPVSEIFCKKLMFRL